From the genome of Pseudobacteriovorax antillogorgiicola, one region includes:
- a CDS encoding SIMPL domain-containing protein, with translation MLKHSVLLLVILLSSQTFGAVSEIESKVLQVSGHGKVSLPASIAQISVAISILDKNAAKVQGELRTKTNRLTKALKGDKVEKLSTDQYQIQTRSRYQGGKKQDLGFEGLAILSFEVPVDRAGEMLDRVIKHGANEIRHIRFTATEQELSHARNKALAMGAQKALKEGQQILGSLGLDYQEIAQVIVGPQGGGPRDMSRLQFARSSADESVAIEAGDVDVGAQVMLILKYK, from the coding sequence GTGTTGAAACATTCTGTACTTCTACTTGTAATCCTATTGTCCAGCCAAACATTTGGAGCAGTCTCAGAGATTGAGTCCAAAGTCCTTCAGGTGTCTGGTCATGGAAAAGTTAGCCTACCAGCGAGTATTGCTCAGATCTCGGTAGCTATTTCGATTCTAGATAAAAATGCAGCCAAGGTGCAAGGTGAGCTAAGGACCAAGACTAATCGTCTCACCAAAGCTTTAAAAGGCGATAAGGTTGAGAAACTAAGTACAGATCAATACCAGATCCAAACAAGGTCTCGCTACCAAGGGGGCAAAAAGCAAGATCTTGGTTTTGAAGGCCTAGCGATTCTTAGCTTTGAAGTGCCCGTTGATCGGGCTGGTGAAATGCTGGATCGAGTCATTAAGCATGGCGCTAACGAAATTCGTCATATTCGCTTTACCGCGACTGAGCAAGAGCTAAGCCATGCTCGCAATAAGGCACTTGCCATGGGTGCGCAAAAAGCACTTAAGGAGGGACAACAGATTTTGGGCAGCCTAGGACTCGACTATCAGGAGATTGCTCAAGTGATAGTCGGCCCCCAGGGCGGAGGCCCTAGAGATATGAGTCGCTTGCAATTTGCTCGCAGTAGTGCTGATGAATCGGTAGCGATCGAAGCGGGAGATGTGGATGTAGGTGCTCAGGTAATGCTGATTCTTAAGTATAAGTAG
- the rsgA gene encoding ribosome small subunit-dependent GTPase A, giving the protein MNLHSLGFGQFFMSQIEDYEQEIDKIARVLAVHKGVLEVHNGEISAQARLPESINMQPTVGDFVLLDGLLDSDSLAVKQVYERKSLLQRMAAGNRSQVQPIAANVDYALIVTSMNDEFNLSRLERYLLAIQESGATPVVVLSKQDLCDNPDDYIEQVERIARGVQIIPISAPKKLGLDKLLSLLSPGATLVAIGSSGVGKSTLVNYICGEDMQKTQAISFFDKGSHTTTSRQMLQAANGSLVIDTPGMREFQPIVQAETISEAFDDIESKMPHCRYRNCSHTVEDGCAILKAIEAGDIDDRRWKNYQKMQREQDRRNQAFKQNSKLRWKKVHLDMRQRKKMEDRS; this is encoded by the coding sequence GTGAATCTACATTCATTGGGTTTTGGGCAGTTTTTTATGAGCCAAATTGAAGACTATGAGCAGGAGATTGATAAGATTGCTCGGGTTTTAGCGGTGCACAAGGGAGTTTTAGAAGTTCACAATGGCGAAATCTCGGCGCAAGCTCGGCTGCCGGAGAGTATTAACATGCAACCAACAGTGGGTGATTTTGTTTTGCTCGACGGCTTGCTCGACTCTGATTCTTTGGCTGTGAAGCAGGTATACGAGCGCAAGAGTCTACTGCAACGGATGGCTGCTGGCAATCGCAGCCAGGTGCAGCCCATCGCTGCTAATGTCGATTATGCCTTGATCGTGACATCGATGAACGATGAATTTAATCTGAGTCGCTTAGAGCGATACTTGCTCGCAATCCAAGAAAGCGGAGCAACACCGGTGGTTGTTTTGAGTAAGCAGGATCTATGTGACAATCCAGACGACTACATTGAGCAGGTGGAGCGGATTGCACGTGGAGTTCAGATCATTCCGATCAGTGCTCCCAAGAAGCTTGGTCTAGATAAGCTTCTTAGCCTGTTAAGCCCAGGTGCGACGCTGGTCGCTATTGGATCATCTGGTGTAGGGAAAAGTACCCTGGTCAATTATATCTGTGGCGAGGATATGCAGAAAACCCAAGCGATCAGCTTCTTCGATAAGGGCAGTCATACGACTACGTCCCGGCAGATGCTGCAAGCGGCGAATGGGTCTTTGGTCATTGATACTCCCGGAATGCGGGAGTTCCAGCCGATTGTTCAAGCTGAAACTATCAGTGAGGCCTTTGATGATATCGAGTCGAAAATGCCTCACTGTCGCTACAGAAATTGCTCTCACACTGTCGAAGACGGTTGCGCAATTCTAAAGGCCATTGAAGCTGGCGATATTGATGATAGACGTTGGAAAAACTATCAAAAGATGCAGCGAGAGCAGGATCGTCGAAATCAAGCTTTCAAGCAAAACAGCAAGCTGCGTTGGAAGAAGGTTCATCTCGATATGCGTCAAAGGAAGAAGATGGAAGACCGTTCCTGA
- a CDS encoding DODA-type extradiol aromatic ring-opening family dioxygenase, which translates to MSKIMPTLFLSHESPLLWDTPSPAREFLCNLASDLERKPKGLIVVSAHWQEPQFSVSSAESPATIHDFGGFPPQYYDVQYQSSGSKDGALELIGVLKSQGLDIREDPTRGMDHGVWIPIGLMYPQGELPVISLSIKLRGSAKEHYQLGQALKPLRELGYLVVGSGTATHNLGAFFGPGGVPQLHAAPDPRVQAFSDWLRGNINDHEVILNYKKAAPYGYFNHPSPDHFLPLIVAMGAGSGDLARCIHHSYHYGFFAMTSFRWG; encoded by the coding sequence ATGAGCAAGATCATGCCAACTCTGTTTCTGTCTCACGAATCGCCACTGCTTTGGGATACTCCGTCGCCAGCCAGAGAATTTCTTTGCAACCTTGCTAGCGATTTAGAGCGTAAACCTAAAGGCTTAATAGTGGTATCAGCTCACTGGCAAGAACCACAGTTCTCTGTTTCGAGTGCGGAATCACCTGCTACTATTCATGATTTTGGTGGTTTTCCACCCCAATATTATGATGTTCAATATCAGTCGTCAGGGTCTAAAGATGGAGCATTGGAACTGATCGGGGTATTAAAATCCCAAGGGCTCGATATCCGCGAAGACCCCACACGAGGCATGGATCATGGAGTGTGGATTCCCATAGGCTTGATGTATCCTCAAGGTGAATTGCCCGTGATTAGCTTATCCATCAAACTCCGTGGCTCCGCAAAGGAGCACTACCAGCTTGGGCAAGCTCTCAAACCTCTCCGAGAACTGGGGTATTTGGTGGTAGGCAGTGGAACAGCAACTCACAATTTGGGAGCCTTCTTTGGGCCCGGCGGCGTTCCTCAGCTCCATGCAGCCCCTGACCCAAGGGTTCAAGCGTTCTCAGATTGGCTCCGAGGTAACATCAACGACCATGAGGTGATTCTAAATTACAAAAAGGCTGCCCCTTACGGCTATTTCAATCACCCAAGCCCCGATCACTTTCTCCCCCTGATTGTGGCGATGGGTGCAGGCTCGGGTGATCTGGCTCGATGTATTCACCATTCCTATCACTATGGGTTTTTTGCGATGACTAGCTTTCGTTGGGGGTGA
- a CDS encoding type II secretion system protein GspG: MKQINLSLYIKNFRKAQEQQGTQSGMSLIEILIVISIMGGLMAILADGLMEVGTDARIQTTRLQMSKINSSLARYRLHTFKLPTSEQGLDALIKNPGIKRWRGPYLNENQLLDPWGTPLSYEIEGNSFAIISAGPDTLAGTDDDINSQEEGDN; this comes from the coding sequence ATGAAACAAATAAATCTCTCGCTCTACATCAAAAACTTCCGTAAAGCGCAAGAACAACAAGGAACCCAGTCTGGAATGTCGTTAATCGAAATACTAATAGTCATTTCAATTATGGGAGGCTTGATGGCAATTTTGGCTGATGGTCTCATGGAGGTGGGCACCGATGCAAGAATTCAAACAACCCGTTTGCAGATGAGTAAGATCAACTCCTCGCTTGCTCGATATCGGCTTCATACGTTCAAGCTGCCCACCTCTGAACAGGGACTAGATGCGCTAATCAAGAACCCGGGGATTAAGCGATGGCGGGGACCCTATCTTAACGAAAACCAATTGCTTGATCCTTGGGGGACACCATTAAGCTATGAAATTGAGGGTAATAGCTTTGCGATTATATCAGCTGGTCCCGACACCCTAGCAGGAACAGACGATGATATTAACTCTCAAGAGGAGGGCGATAATTAA
- a CDS encoding phospholipase D-like domain-containing protein translates to MKLYSPFLFALVISACNSGPSKSDDGTAPPSSPKEDVLKPEEGTKAQGLPEAVPTAPEVVGEQGKREIEPGSNDQSSATELNKPLVKKPEVKKTEVKKPEVEKPEVEKPEVVTPVVETPVVEKPEVATPVVKKPEVEPNLETRVIFAPSRDKEIEKTIIESIKAAKNEIKIAMYSFSNREIKAALKEKASDDSVKIRVLINNDTKYTLLKGKTICSICTDFENAGIEVRYNITKMHHKFAVIDNNILLSGSANWSSTTLDENDSKPYDEDFFKTRKAELVGGFSSEFTYIWNNAAHWNNELSNGTDVTFINIVETEYQPSDLVRFTSSNFKKSKTTEGRWSKVGSAVASAWLIEAIDSARSEIKIATTHYNRPDIHQAIIQAFERGVKVQLVTDGGEYAFRTSANSNVDRDLALILGDDNVRFKRNYRFHSHKIAQQMHSKYMVVDNSAVYTGSYNWSETAETGKFENLVKFTHPAIVKSYSENFNKIFNYNRGDALEEFKKDIMSQQGSDDSANWELCRFSVPFTLSSTELTQLFDLFRDSNYRCKP, encoded by the coding sequence ATGAAACTCTATAGCCCTTTCTTATTTGCCCTAGTGATTTCTGCATGTAACTCAGGACCTAGTAAGTCTGATGATGGCACAGCGCCTCCAAGTAGCCCAAAAGAAGATGTTCTCAAACCAGAAGAAGGAACTAAAGCTCAAGGCTTACCTGAAGCTGTTCCAACAGCCCCTGAAGTCGTTGGTGAGCAAGGCAAGAGGGAAATAGAGCCGGGTTCGAACGACCAGAGTTCAGCAACCGAACTAAACAAACCTTTAGTTAAAAAACCAGAAGTTAAAAAAACAGAAGTTAAAAAACCAGAAGTTGAAAAACCAGAAGTTGAAAAACCAGAAGTTGTAACACCTGTGGTTGAAACACCTGTAGTTGAAAAACCAGAAGTTGCAACACCTGTGGTTAAAAAACCTGAAGTTGAACCTAATTTGGAAACAAGGGTAATATTTGCGCCGTCACGGGACAAAGAAATTGAAAAGACAATCATCGAGTCGATCAAGGCTGCAAAAAATGAGATCAAGATCGCGATGTATAGCTTTAGTAACAGAGAGATAAAGGCTGCTCTAAAAGAAAAAGCTAGTGACGATAGTGTTAAGATTAGAGTTCTGATCAATAACGACACTAAATATACTCTTTTGAAGGGAAAGACTATATGCAGTATCTGTACTGACTTTGAAAATGCAGGCATCGAAGTAAGGTACAACATAACAAAGATGCACCATAAATTTGCTGTGATCGATAATAATATTCTCCTTTCAGGATCAGCCAACTGGAGTAGCACGACTTTAGATGAAAATGACTCTAAACCGTATGACGAAGATTTTTTCAAAACTCGTAAGGCTGAACTTGTCGGCGGTTTTTCTTCAGAGTTCACCTATATTTGGAACAACGCAGCTCACTGGAACAATGAGCTTAGCAACGGGACTGATGTGACTTTTATAAATATTGTCGAGACTGAATACCAACCAAGTGATTTGGTGAGATTTACTTCAAGTAACTTTAAGAAGAGTAAGACTACTGAAGGAAGATGGTCTAAAGTAGGCAGTGCTGTAGCAAGTGCATGGCTTATCGAAGCTATAGACAGTGCAAGATCAGAAATCAAAATAGCAACCACTCACTATAATAGACCCGATATTCATCAGGCGATTATTCAAGCATTTGAACGTGGTGTTAAGGTTCAGTTAGTAACCGATGGCGGTGAATATGCGTTTAGAACATCAGCAAACTCCAATGTAGACCGTGACTTAGCCCTGATTCTGGGAGATGATAATGTCCGTTTTAAAAGAAACTACCGATTTCATTCTCACAAAATTGCCCAGCAGATGCATTCAAAGTATATGGTTGTAGACAACTCAGCGGTGTACACCGGGAGCTATAATTGGTCTGAAACAGCTGAAACAGGTAAATTCGAAAACTTAGTGAAGTTCACACATCCAGCGATCGTTAAAAGCTACAGTGAAAACTTCAACAAGATTTTCAACTATAATCGAGGGGACGCACTGGAGGAGTTTAAAAAAGATATTATGAGTCAACAAGGATCAGATGATAGTGCAAACTGGGAGCTTTGTCGATTCTCTGTGCCATTTACTCTAAGTAGCACAGAACTTACTCAACTTTTTGATCTCTTTCGCGATAGCAATTACAGATGTAAGCCGTAG
- the ggt gene encoding gamma-glutamyltransferase — protein MALAFDRITGSPFASRSEVIATQGMAATSQPIASQVAIDILKKGGSAVDAAIAANAVLALVEPTGCGLGGDLYAIVWDQKSRKLHGLNASGRSPKSLTLTELKKQGLTKIPSFGPLPVSVPGAVDGWFELHKKFGRLPMKDVLAPAIDYARQGFPVSELIAYYWERNARYLKPYPNFKETFMPEGRTPRKGEIFKNPDLAKTLDLIAKKGRDEFYKGGIAKIIARYMKEQDGYLSYDDLANHSSDWVEPVSVEYRGFRLWELPPNGQGIAALQILQILKQFDSKDWSLDDPNYIHTFVEAKKLAFEDRARYYADLDFYKTPVKTLISESYAKRRAKLIDPNRAAKSFKPDPKVLEEGDTIYLSTADRDGNMVSLIQSNYRGMGSGMTPTGLGFILQDRGELFSLNEGEANTYAPGKRPFHTIIPAFITKNNKPFMAYGVMGGATQPQAHVQIMMNMIHFGANLQEAGDFPRILHRGSSQPTGERMDDGGVVSLESGFSAETRRELSKRGHQLQWNVGSFGGYQAIMRDDNGVYYGASESRKDGAAIGY, from the coding sequence ATGGCATTGGCCTTTGACCGAATCACTGGCAGCCCCTTTGCCAGCCGCTCTGAAGTGATTGCCACCCAAGGCATGGCAGCCACCTCCCAACCTATAGCAAGCCAGGTAGCCATCGATATCCTGAAAAAAGGCGGCTCGGCGGTGGACGCTGCCATCGCAGCTAACGCTGTCTTGGCTCTCGTAGAACCAACAGGCTGCGGTCTAGGGGGTGACCTTTATGCCATTGTATGGGACCAAAAGTCCCGTAAACTTCATGGCCTAAATGCATCTGGGCGTTCCCCAAAATCTTTAACCCTGACAGAGCTAAAAAAGCAGGGCTTGACGAAGATTCCCTCTTTCGGCCCGCTACCTGTTTCCGTTCCAGGAGCTGTGGACGGCTGGTTCGAGCTGCATAAGAAGTTTGGACGCCTCCCTATGAAAGATGTCCTAGCACCAGCCATTGACTACGCTCGCCAAGGCTTCCCGGTAAGCGAGCTTATCGCTTACTACTGGGAACGCAATGCCAGGTACCTTAAACCCTACCCTAATTTCAAAGAAACATTCATGCCTGAAGGTCGTACACCCAGAAAAGGTGAGATTTTTAAGAATCCAGATCTCGCGAAAACCTTAGACCTGATTGCCAAGAAAGGCCGTGATGAGTTCTACAAAGGCGGCATCGCAAAGATCATTGCCCGCTATATGAAAGAGCAAGATGGGTATTTGAGTTACGACGATCTAGCAAACCATAGCTCTGATTGGGTGGAACCCGTTTCCGTCGAATATCGAGGTTTCCGTCTTTGGGAGCTTCCTCCCAATGGTCAAGGTATTGCCGCTCTTCAGATCCTTCAAATACTCAAGCAATTTGATAGCAAGGACTGGAGCCTAGATGACCCCAATTATATTCATACCTTTGTGGAGGCCAAGAAACTGGCTTTCGAGGATCGGGCTCGATACTACGCGGACTTAGATTTCTATAAAACGCCGGTCAAAACCCTAATTTCAGAATCCTATGCTAAACGTCGGGCTAAGCTAATCGACCCGAACCGCGCTGCAAAAAGCTTCAAGCCTGATCCCAAAGTTCTTGAGGAAGGAGATACCATTTACTTGAGCACTGCGGATCGTGATGGCAACATGGTGTCCTTGATTCAATCGAACTATCGGGGAATGGGCTCCGGTATGACACCGACAGGCTTGGGCTTTATCCTTCAAGACCGAGGGGAACTATTTAGCTTGAACGAGGGCGAAGCCAATACCTATGCTCCTGGCAAACGACCTTTTCATACTATCATTCCGGCATTTATCACAAAAAACAATAAACCTTTTATGGCTTATGGAGTTATGGGAGGAGCCACACAGCCGCAGGCGCATGTTCAGATCATGATGAACATGATTCACTTTGGCGCGAACCTTCAGGAAGCTGGAGATTTTCCAAGAATCCTCCACCGAGGATCATCGCAACCCACTGGTGAAAGGATGGATGACGGTGGCGTGGTTAGCTTAGAAAGCGGTTTTTCAGCTGAAACACGACGAGAACTTAGTAAGCGGGGTCATCAGTTGCAATGGAATGTTGGCTCCTTTGGGGGTTACCAAGCGATCATGCGTGATGATAATGGAGTTTACTATGGAGCATCGGAAAGCCGTAAAGATGGTGCTGCTATAGGATATTAG